The following are encoded together in the Nocardia sp. XZ_19_385 genome:
- a CDS encoding DoxX family protein, with product MTSTVTPRTGWNPLTRIAFRFCVGYLGLYCLLLVLIPFALLGLLGLLGRRLREYIGPWGITALTDPVTGWVGRTVFGVDAALHEDSGAGDQTAVWVLVFCILVAAVLATAAWTAFDRRTSHPRLLAWFTLFLRVCLGVPMLGFGFAKLIPTQMPAPTLAQLLQPYGDLSPASVLWLQVGSSYPYEMVLGAVEVVAGLLLFVPRTAVLGAVLSLASTAQILLLNMAFDIPEKLLALHLLLLSLALLAPYLRRLVDVFVWQRACEPLTQPALFTNARKNRVALWIQVALGLWVALGSGYDRWVVWQDQYSAASPKSELYGIWQVRDFTLAGQALPPLTTDENRWQRIVFDDPEAATYQRMNGELVPVRAEFRDGQLRLITAAAGLAAEQPAFAMLTTERPTPDRLLLRGNLHDHPVVVTLERVDPNSFTLRSRGFHWVQDYPYFR from the coding sequence GTGACCAGCACCGTTACCCCACGGACCGGCTGGAATCCGCTGACACGCATCGCATTCCGCTTCTGCGTCGGCTATCTCGGCCTGTACTGCCTGCTCCTCGTTCTGATCCCGTTCGCGCTGCTCGGCTTGCTGGGCCTGCTGGGCCGCCGGCTCCGCGAATACATCGGGCCGTGGGGGATTACGGCACTGACCGACCCCGTCACCGGTTGGGTCGGCAGAACAGTCTTCGGGGTCGACGCGGCGCTGCACGAGGACTCCGGAGCCGGCGACCAGACGGCGGTCTGGGTGCTGGTGTTCTGCATCCTGGTAGCCGCGGTGCTGGCCACTGCGGCATGGACGGCCTTCGACCGCCGGACCTCGCACCCCCGCCTGCTGGCGTGGTTCACGCTGTTCCTGCGGGTGTGCCTGGGCGTGCCGATGCTGGGTTTCGGGTTCGCCAAGCTGATTCCGACCCAGATGCCCGCCCCCACGCTCGCACAACTGTTGCAGCCGTACGGCGATCTGAGCCCCGCCTCGGTGCTGTGGCTTCAGGTCGGCAGCTCGTACCCGTATGAAATGGTGCTCGGCGCAGTGGAAGTGGTGGCCGGGCTGCTGCTGTTCGTGCCTCGGACGGCGGTGCTGGGCGCTGTGCTGAGCCTGGCGAGCACGGCCCAAATCCTGCTGCTCAATATGGCTTTCGATATACCGGAAAAGCTGCTCGCCTTGCACTTGCTGCTGCTGAGCCTGGCGCTGCTCGCCCCATATCTGCGGCGGCTGGTCGATGTGTTCGTGTGGCAGCGCGCCTGCGAGCCGCTGACCCAGCCCGCGCTGTTCACCAACGCCCGGAAGAACCGCGTAGCGCTGTGGATTCAGGTGGCCCTCGGCCTCTGGGTCGCGCTCGGTAGCGGCTATGACCGGTGGGTGGTCTGGCAAGACCAGTACAGTGCCGCCAGCCCCAAATCCGAGCTGTACGGAATCTGGCAGGTGCGGGACTTCACCCTCGCAGGGCAGGCGCTGCCGCCGCTGACAACCGACGAGAATCGTTGGCAGCGAATCGTTTTCGACGACCCCGAGGCGGCAACCTATCAACGCATGAACGGCGAACTGGTGCCGGTGCGCGCCGAATTCCGGGACGGGCAGCTGCGACTCATCACAGCGGCGGCCGGGTTGGCCGCCGAGCAGCCGGCATTCGCGATGCTGACTACTGAGCGACCAACCCCGGACCGGCTGTTACTTCGCGGGAACCTGCACGACCATCCGGTCGTCGTCACCCTGGAACGTGTGGATCCGAACAGCTTCACCCTGCGCAGCCGCGGATTCCACTGGGTGCAGGACTACCCGTACTTCCGCTAG
- a CDS encoding M15 family metallopeptidase — protein sequence MNYREPARTASRHRLRSAVLAALVVVTAAPIGVLVYQSLASPFSAAWSSDYDGLDHTHPSVANLDPALLDALRRAADDAANDGVEFVVNSGWRSRAEQEQLLRAAISKYRSAKEAARWVATPETSAHVSGDAVDIGPAKAAAWLSTYGAEYGLCQIYTNEPWHYELRPEAEYDGCPAQYADPTQDPRMQQ from the coding sequence ATGAATTACCGCGAACCAGCACGAACAGCATCTCGTCACCGTCTCCGATCAGCCGTCCTCGCAGCCCTGGTGGTCGTCACCGCCGCGCCGATCGGGGTTCTCGTCTACCAGTCGCTCGCGTCTCCCTTCTCGGCCGCATGGTCGAGCGACTACGACGGTCTCGACCACACACATCCATCGGTGGCCAACCTCGACCCCGCTCTACTCGACGCGTTGCGCCGAGCCGCCGATGATGCCGCGAACGACGGCGTCGAGTTCGTCGTCAACAGCGGTTGGCGTTCCCGGGCAGAGCAAGAACAACTCCTTCGTGCCGCGATCTCGAAGTACCGCTCGGCGAAGGAAGCCGCCCGGTGGGTGGCGACGCCGGAAACGTCCGCTCACGTGTCGGGGGACGCGGTCGATATCGGGCCTGCCAAGGCTGCGGCTTGGCTGTCCACCTACGGCGCCGAGTACGGGCTGTGCCAGATCTACACCAACGAACCCTGGCACTACGAGCTACGCCCGGAAGCCGAGTACGACGGCTGCCCGGCCCAATATGCCGACCCCACCCAGGACCCGAGGATGCAGCAGTGA
- a CDS encoding response regulator transcription factor, with the protein MRVLIVEDEPYLAEAIRDGLRLEAIAADIAGDGHTALELLSVNAYDIAVLDRDIPGPSGDEIAARIVASGSGMPILMLTAADRLDDKASGFELGADDYLTKPFALRELVLRLRALDRRRAHNRPPVREIAGLRLDPFRREVYRDGRYVALTRKQFAVLDVLVAAEGGVVSAEELLERAWDENADPFTNAVRITVSALRKRLGEPWLIATVAGVGYRIDTGPDGGERG; encoded by the coding sequence ATGCGCGTGCTGATCGTCGAGGACGAACCTTATCTGGCCGAAGCCATCCGCGATGGCCTGCGCCTGGAAGCCATCGCCGCCGACATCGCCGGGGACGGCCACACTGCCCTGGAGCTACTGAGCGTCAACGCCTACGACATCGCCGTCCTCGACCGCGACATCCCCGGTCCCTCCGGTGACGAGATCGCCGCACGCATCGTCGCCTCCGGCAGCGGCATGCCGATCCTGATGCTCACCGCCGCCGACCGGCTCGACGACAAGGCCTCCGGATTCGAACTCGGCGCCGACGACTACCTCACCAAACCGTTCGCACTCCGGGAACTCGTACTCAGGCTCAGAGCACTCGATCGCCGACGCGCGCACAACAGACCACCCGTGCGCGAGATCGCAGGCCTGCGTCTGGACCCGTTCCGCCGCGAGGTCTACCGCGACGGCCGCTACGTCGCGCTCACCCGGAAACAGTTCGCCGTGCTCGACGTTCTCGTCGCGGCCGAAGGCGGTGTCGTCAGCGCCGAAGAACTGCTGGAACGAGCCTGGGACGAGAACGCCGACCCCTTCACCAACGCCGTGCGCATCACGGTCTCGGCTCTGCGCAAACGCCTCGGCGAACCCTGGCTGATCGCCACCGTCGCCGGCGTCGGCTACCGCATCGACACCGGACCAGACGGAGGCGAGCGTGGATAG